A window of the Motilibacter rhizosphaerae genome harbors these coding sequences:
- a CDS encoding DUF1416 domain-containing protein, whose amino-acid sequence MCGAPDQDLDLSGVDLAKEAVIAGIVSRGDAPVAGAYVRLLDATGEFTAEVPTSATGQFRFFAAPGTWTLRTLVPQAAPVDRQVVVGEVGSVARVDVSVG is encoded by the coding sequence GTGTGCGGAGCTCCTGACCAGGACCTCGACCTCTCCGGCGTCGACCTCGCGAAGGAGGCCGTGATCGCGGGCATCGTGTCCCGCGGTGACGCACCGGTCGCCGGGGCGTACGTCCGGCTGCTCGACGCCACCGGCGAGTTCACCGCGGAGGTGCCGACGTCGGCGACCGGGCAGTTCCGGTTCTTCGCCGCGCCGGGCACGTGGACCCTGCGCACGCTGGTCCCGCAGGCCGCGCCCGTCGACCGCCAGGTCGTCGTCGGCGAGGTCGGCTCGGTCGCGCGGGTCGACGTCTCGGTCGGCTAG